The window CCTTTGAATAAAGGTGATATTCCTGGTGACTTGAAAGATGATGTGCATGAAAGTGAAAGAGGTTATATATATCACCTAGTCGCACCTATCTTAATATTAATTGGTGCTACAGTGATAACGATGGTGGTTACAGGAATTGATGCTACTGAAGGCGATGTTTCACTTGTATCAATTTTCGCTAATACGAATGTAAACTATTCCTTATGTTTAGGTGGAGCTATTGCTGTGGTATCTTCGATGGCATTATATTTTATGCAAAAAGGTGAAAAGACGAATTTCTTCAGAGTAGTTTGGGAAGGAATTAAAGCGATGTTACCAGCTATTTATATATTGGTTCTGGCATGGATGACTGTTTCAATTATTGGTGGCATTGGAACTGATGCATATTTAGCTCAGAAAGTTGAAGAAGATTGGAATTTCACAATTACTTATTTACCAATCATCGTGTTCATGATTTCTGGGTTCATGGCTTTTGCTACTGGTACATCATGGGGTACCTTCGGAATCATGCTTCCTATTGCTGGTTCTATTGCTGCTTCGATGGATCCTAACTTCTTTGTTCCTGCACTAGCAGCAGTGTTAGCAGGTTCTGTTTTCGGAGATCACTGTTCTCCTATTTCGGATACGACGGTCCTATCATCTACTGGAGCAGGATCAAATCATATTGATCACGTCATGACCCAGATACCTTATGCAATAATTGCAGCAGTCTCATCATTGGCTGGGTATCTTCTTTACGGCTTAACAGGTTCATTGATTGTAGGGTTACTGGTTACAATTGGATTCATGTTCCTTATCGTATATTTTGTACATCGAAAAGTCCGAGAAGTACAATAGATAAAAAAGAGCGTCCTTGGGGCGTTCTTTTTTTTGCATTAATTCAACAAATCACTTCTTAAGTAGCGGGTCAATCTTTAATTACCAAATATTTTTTATGAAATCACTTTGACACTGGTACAAGGTAACTATATAATCATGATATAAGTTGCAATTATTCTGAAAAAAGAAAAAAATCAGTACATCCCATTTTGCAGCTAAACATAGAATAGATACAGGGATGTAATCCTGAAAGGAGAGAAAGATATGAAAATGCGTTCTCAGTGGGGAACACGCGCCGGATTTATTTTGGCCGCTGTTGGTTCTGCTGTCGGGCTAGGTAACATTTGGCGTTTTCCGGCAACAGCTTATGACAGTGGTGGGGGAGCATTCTTTATACCTTACTTATTTGCTTTATTAACAGCAGGTATTCCGCTTTTGATCATGGAGTTTACGATTGGTCATAAGTACAGAGGTTCAGCTCCGTTATCATTTGCACGTCTGAACAAGAAAACAGAATGGCTTGGATGGTGGGCAGTTTTTGTTTCGTTCGTCATCTCTACTTATTACGCGGTAATTATCGCATGGGCAATTATGTATTCATATTATTCGTTTAATCTTAATTGGGGTGCTGACCCTGAAGGATTCCTATTTAGTGAATACCTTCAATTATCAGTCGATCCAGGGCAAGCTGGTTCATTCGTACCAAGTGTTTTAATTCCGTTAATATTTGTTTGGGTTATTGTGCTAGGTGTTCTGTTAGCAGGGGTTAAAAAAGGGATCGAAGTTGCAAACCGAATCTTCATTCCAACTTTGATGGTAATCTTCTTAATCATTGTTATTCGTGCGGTGACACTTCCCGGTGCAGCTGAAGGTCTAGACGCTTTCTTCTCACCTGATTTCAGTGCTATTGCTGATCCAACTGTCTGGGTAGCAGCCTACGGGCAAATATTCTTCAGTTTATCCATCGCATTTGCGATTATGATTACTTACTCCAGTTATTTGAGTAAGAAATCGGATATAACGAACAATGCGTTCATCGTTGGATTTGGTAACTCAAGCTTTGAGTTATTAGCAGGTATCGGTGTCTTCTCGGTATTAGGATTCATGGCAACCTCACAAGGTGTAGCTGTAGACGAAGTTGTGGCCGGCGGGGTTGGTTTAGCATTCGTTGTATTCCCTGCTATTATCAATGAGTTTCCGACTATGCCACAATTGTTTGGTTTCCTGTTCTTTGCTTCACTAGTATTAGCTGGTTTATCTTCTATGATTTCAATCGTAGAGACATATGTAGCTGGATTTTCTGAGAAGTTCAACGTCTCTCGTAGAAAAGCCGTATTCTTCGGTGGGGGACTTGCAGCACTGGTTTCACTTCTGTTCGCGACACAGGGTGGACTGTTCTTCCTAGATGCTGCCGATTACTTCATCAACCAATTTGGTGTTGCATTCGTCGGTCTAGTAGAGGTTGTAGTAATTGCTTGGTTTGTACGCAAACTTAAAGTGTTCCAGACTCACGCAAATGCGGTATCAGATATCCGATTAGGATCATGGTGGATTGCATGCTTAGGATTAATTACACCACTTGTATTAGGTTATATGATGTTCGGATTATTCAAGCAGAACCTTTTGAAAGAATTCGATACTGAAACTGGTAACTATGAAGGTTATACAGATGGATTTATTTTATTCGGTGGTTGGTTTGTTGCTGCCGGCGCATTAATCTTAGGTTTCCTATTCATGATGAAAAAATGGAAACCTGAAGTATTAGCAATGGATACTACTAAGGAGGATGAATAACATGGGTCTTGATGCGATAATTGTTATGCTCATCGGAATGGTTCTCCTTTGGGGAGGCCTTGCAGTAAGTATTACTTCTGCAATCAAGAAAAGTAAATAATCTTTATTGTAAAGAGGGCGATCATAATTGATCGCCCTCTTTTTTTTGATGGCCTTAACTTACACACTCGCTACTTTTAGTTGTGAGAGGTTCACAAACACAGTTTATTTAGATAGAGATATCTTTTGATTTAGGTTTCATTCTATACCAGAGAACAAATGGCAAGAGGAGAATTGCGACCACTCCACCAATTACGGACAATACAGGGAAGTTTGATAGAGCGACAATGACGCCCGAAATTGCCCCGCCAGAAGCCCCGGCTAATGCGATAAAGACATCGACAGACCCCTGAGTTTTAGCGCGGTTCTCTGGAGTTGTATTGTCGACGAGTATGGCAGTGCCACTGATCAAACCAAAGTTCCAACCAAGCCCTAGAAGAGCTAGTGCAATCGCCAACCCTATCATGGATTCACCTGGTGAAATAGCACTTATAATACCTGAAGCAAGCAAAGTTATGCAGGAAGCTATTACCACTGGGAAGCGTCCGACTTTATCCACTAAAATACCAGTAACTGGAGAGGGAAGATACATTGCCCCAATATGAATAGCTATAACAAATCCGACAGCTCTTAGTTCATGACCATGTGCTCCCATATGCACCGGGGTCATTGTCATAATGGCAACCATGACAATTTGACTCACGATCATAACAGTTGCCCCGATAATGACACCCCTTTTATTAAAAGAGGAAGGTAACTTAATAGATGGTTCCGCATCTGTTGCTGTTTCTTCTGCATTAGCTAGCATCTTAGAAACGAAAAAAGGGTCTGGTCGCATGAATATAAAAATGGCCAAACCAGCTACGATATATGCTGCTGATGCCAAGATGAAAGGGCCAGCTAAGGCGGGAATTCGAATAGAGGTAGCAAATTGACCCATTACATCAACTAAGTTGGGTCCAGCAACTGCCCCAAATGTGGTAGCCATCATCGCAATGCTGACCGCAGTCGCACGTTGGTCAGATTTGGCTAAGTCAGTACCTGCATATCGGGCTTGTAGATTAGTGGCTGTACCAGCCCCATAAACTAATAACGAAACAAAAAGAAGAATGACACTGTTAAATACAGCGGCAATAATAACTCCAATGGCACCTATTCCACCAGAAAGGAAACCAATTGTTAACCCTAAGCGCCGACCGAGGCGTTGGGACAGACGACCAACAATTAATGCTGTACCAGCCGATCCAAGTGTAAATAGTGCAACGGGAAGACCTGCGAAACTATTGGTGCCAAGCATATCTTCAGCAAGCAAAGCCCCTACTGTAATCCCCGCGGCAAGACCTGCCCCTCCGAATAGTTGAGCCACCATGACGATAATTAAAGTTTTGCGATAAAGTCTTTTTTGTTTATGGGGTGATTGTATGTAAGTGTGAAACTGATTGTATTGATATCGATTTTCTTTCTTGGCCACCGTCTTCAACCTTTCTAAATGATTAATGCTGATCCGTAAATACATTAAAACCATTATACTACTAGGGGTATACAAACTTATACTATTTAGCTCATTCTGAGTAACTTTCAATTTTAGGAAATGATATTAAAAGAAACGACATTCTTCACAAGCATCAAATATGTGGTATGGTTCTATTCGACAATGCCTTTCGCAATGATTAATTAGAAAGTAAAACATTCTTTTATATAACGAAAGAATGTTTTTTTATTAACCACAAATGTTTAATAGAGTTCCATTAAGCAGCCTCACTATGATTGAATATAAACTACTTATTAGTCAATACTATGGAGAAAAAGTACCGAACTTAGGAGTTTTTCAATGAAATCAGGAGAGCAAGTAAAGTTTTTCTATGTAATTTTGTTGATTATCACATCAGGGGGCTTAGTAAACCACGTCATCATTATCCCGGCACTGTTTGACACCGCAGGTAGAGATGCCTGGTTATCAATTATTTTTTCAGCAGTTGCATTAATCCCATGGTTCTTCCTCGTTATATTTATCTCCAGAAAAACCAACAAAACTCACTTATTGGTATGGTTGACGAAGAATGTCAATAAGCCCATAGCTTATATAGTCATCAGCCTGATCGGGGTTTATTTGTTTATGATGAGCTTTGTGACAGCCAAGGATTTAATTATATGGACCCATATTACATATTTGCCAAAAACACCTCAATTTGTCCTTTTTATCCTAATACTCATTGCTTGTATTTTTTTGGCGAATACCAATCTTAGAACTATAGCTATTGTCAACACGGTTCTATTGCCGATCATTGTCATCCTTGGTTTTTTCGTTGCTTCGACCAATTTACCGAAAAAGGACTATTCCATGTTAATGCCAATGTTTGAACATGGGATTGAACCAGCGTTGATTGGAATGATTTTTTCAAGTGCTGGCATTTTAGAAGTAACATTAATTTTATTCATCCACCACCGCATTAAGTCAAAAATTAAATACTGGCAAGTACTTCTTTTAGGGTTTATTTTAGCTGGATTGAGTCTAGGTCCTACAGCTGGAGGTATTGCAACATTTGGACCTGAAGAGATGATCAAAAGCCGCTTTCCTGCATTTGAACAGTGGCAACTGGTCTCTCTTGGCCGTTTTATTGAGAACTTGGATTTTTTCTCGATATACCAGTGGTTGGCCGGGGCCTTAATCCGTATATCACTAAGCTTATATTTACTAATGGAAATTTTTCATATACCTAAGGGAAAAAAGAGAACCTGGATACTGATATTATTAGCTGTAATAATAATTTCAGCGAACTTTATACCAATAAATGATGTCATGTTTATTGATTTTTTAAAGTTTTATTATCTTCCTTTTAATTTTATTTTCTTGATTACTTTAACCCTTACCCTGACAATCCTGGTTGGGATTCAAAGTAGGAGGCAGCTGAAATGAAAAACAACACGATGATTCAAGACCTTAGAAAGTTATTTCATAATTGCCAAGATGTGATTTTTGAGGAAAGATCCTTTTGTGAAAACAAATATAAAGTTACTCTCGTATATACTGAAGGTCTTTCGGATCAAAAACTATTGAGTGAAGACATTCTACCAAGTTTAGGTAAATTGTTTAAGTCTTATAATGATCGCTGGAAGAAAGATACATTAATTGAAAACTGGCATAAATCATCGATTACTATAGAAGAGAAAAATGATGTGATGATGGAGAAGGTTTTTTCAGGTGAATTATTGATTTGTTTAGAATTTCTCGGGGTTATTTA of the Halalkalibacillus sediminis genome contains:
- a CDS encoding Na+/H+ antiporter NhaC family protein — encoded protein: MEGTIWSLVPPLVVIILVLLTRKVLLSLGAGIVVGALMIAEFDVIEALNQIWSSFIGNFYVDGAIETWGVQLILFLLLLGVLIAFLTATGGARAFGRWAIERIQTREGSQYTTGLLGLGIFIDDYFNSLTIGQVSRPITDRQNVSRAKLAYLIDSTSAPVTVLMPISSWGAYIIGTIGVIIADHELGYQAFETFVRMIPFNFYAIAAIILVFVVIRLNLDIGLMRQHEKRAKSTGELIDPLNKGDIPGDLKDDVHESERGYIYHLVAPILILIGATVITMVVTGIDATEGDVSLVSIFANTNVNYSLCLGGAIAVVSSMALYFMQKGEKTNFFRVVWEGIKAMLPAIYILVLAWMTVSIIGGIGTDAYLAQKVEEDWNFTITYLPIIVFMISGFMAFATGTSWGTFGIMLPIAGSIAASMDPNFFVPALAAVLAGSVFGDHCSPISDTTVLSSTGAGSNHIDHVMTQIPYAIIAAVSSLAGYLLYGLTGSLIVGLLVTIGFMFLIVYFVHRKVREVQ
- a CDS encoding GerAB/ArcD/ProY family transporter, producing the protein MKSGEQVKFFYVILLIITSGGLVNHVIIIPALFDTAGRDAWLSIIFSAVALIPWFFLVIFISRKTNKTHLLVWLTKNVNKPIAYIVISLIGVYLFMMSFVTAKDLIIWTHITYLPKTPQFVLFILILIACIFLANTNLRTIAIVNTVLLPIIVILGFFVASTNLPKKDYSMLMPMFEHGIEPALIGMIFSSAGILEVTLILFIHHRIKSKIKYWQVLLLGFILAGLSLGPTAGGIATFGPEEMIKSRFPAFEQWQLVSLGRFIENLDFFSIYQWLAGALIRISLSLYLLMEIFHIPKGKKRTWILILLAVIIISANFIPINDVMFIDFLKFYYLPFNFIFLITLTLTLTILVGIQSRRQLK
- a CDS encoding methionine/alanine import family NSS transporter small subunit, whose translation is MGLDAIIVMLIGMVLLWGGLAVSITSAIKKSK
- a CDS encoding sodium-dependent transporter, with amino-acid sequence MKMRSQWGTRAGFILAAVGSAVGLGNIWRFPATAYDSGGGAFFIPYLFALLTAGIPLLIMEFTIGHKYRGSAPLSFARLNKKTEWLGWWAVFVSFVISTYYAVIIAWAIMYSYYSFNLNWGADPEGFLFSEYLQLSVDPGQAGSFVPSVLIPLIFVWVIVLGVLLAGVKKGIEVANRIFIPTLMVIFLIIVIRAVTLPGAAEGLDAFFSPDFSAIADPTVWVAAYGQIFFSLSIAFAIMITYSSYLSKKSDITNNAFIVGFGNSSFELLAGIGVFSVLGFMATSQGVAVDEVVAGGVGLAFVVFPAIINEFPTMPQLFGFLFFASLVLAGLSSMISIVETYVAGFSEKFNVSRRKAVFFGGGLAALVSLLFATQGGLFFLDAADYFINQFGVAFVGLVEVVVIAWFVRKLKVFQTHANAVSDIRLGSWWIACLGLITPLVLGYMMFGLFKQNLLKEFDTETGNYEGYTDGFILFGGWFVAAGALILGFLFMMKKWKPEVLAMDTTKEDE